The stretch of DNA CTCCAGCCGCTGGCACATCGCCTCATAGTGGCCAAACTCAGAAACAGCCATCTTCCCCAGCAGCGCCCTATCTCGTAGCGACGGCGAGTGCCGGGCGTCTGTGGCCAGACGCTCAAACGCCGAGAGTTCCCCATAGGCGATGCTGCCCAGCAGATCCACCACGAAGTTATCGTAACGGGCGCGGAGTTCGCCGGCGGAAACGGAGTCATCGTTCTCGGATGCTGAAATACTCATACGCACCAGCGTAGTGCGTGCCGCGCCGCCCTTGTTCCTGATCCGGAATCGTTTACGCTGAAACCGTGCCGTACTCTCACATTGGCGTCAGACGCAGCGCCGCGCAGCAGTCCCTTGCCCATGCCCTTGCCTCCTTGAGTGTGGAATTCAAGCTGCCGGATGGCTTCGCCCCGGAGGTCTTGGCCGAGGTTGATATTGTCATTGCCGGGCATGCTCTTCCGGCCCCGGATCTGAGCGCATTGGCCTTTATCACCATCGATCCAGCCGATTCTCAAGACCTTGACCAAGCCATGTACCTGGAGCGCAGCGGTGACGGCTATGTAGTCCACTATGCCATCGCCGATGTNCCCTCCTTTGTGCCTGCTGGTGGTCCCTTAGATGCTGAGACCCGCCGCCGTGGCCAAACCATCTATACNCCCGGCCAACGGATNCCCCTGCATCCGTTAACCTTGAGCGAAGGCGCCGCAAGCCTCTTCGCCGACGACGCCCGGTCAGCCTACGTCTGGGAAATCCAGCTGGCCGCCGACGCCTCCCAGACTGGTTGCACCGTGCGTCGGGCCACCGTGCGCAGCATCGCCAAGCTCGGTTACGAGGAAGCGCANAAGATGTACGACGCCGGGAACGCACCTGCCGCTGTTGCCGGAACCTTGGCGCTGCTGGCTGAGATTGGGACCAAGCGCATCGGGTTGGAGCGTATCCGNGGCGGTGCCAGCTTGAACGTCCCAGCGCAGGAAGTGGCGTTCGTAGATGGCCGCTACGTGTTGGAGTTCCGGCCCAACTTGCCCATTGAGGACTGGAACGCCCAGATCTCACTCCTGACGGGCATGGCCGCCGCCCAGGTGATGATCGANGGGAAAGTGGGCATTTTGCGTACCATGCCTGCTCCTGATGCTGAGGCTGTTGGCGCCTTCCGTACACAAACGGTGGCGCTCGGCAAGCCGTGGACTACGGATATGGCTTATGGGGCGTACCTACGCACCTTGGATACTGCCGATCCTAAACATTTGGCGTTGATGCATGCTGCCACCACCTTGTTCAGNGGTGCTGGCTACACACCGTTCAATGGCACCGTCCCGGAGCAGGTACTCCAGGCTGCGGTTGCAGCACCCTATGCCCACACCACTGCTCCTTTGCGCCGGCTGGTTGATAGGTTTGTGCTTGCCATCTGTGCAGCCCTCTGTGCTGACGAGGAAGTTCCGCCGTGGGCCATTGCAGCCCTTGATGAGCTCCCGGACATCATGGCAGCGTCCAACCAGCTGGCCAGCAAGGTGGACAGGGCTGCCATTGACACCGTTGAAGCGGCCTTGTTAGAGCATCAAGTTGGCGAGGAGTTTGACGCCATTGTCCTGGCCGGGCCCAAGAAGAACGGGCATAACTCNAAAACGGCAGCCGCACGTAGCTCCATTCAAATCACAGTGCCGGCGGTTACCGCATATTGTGANGGNGATCTAGAACCTGGCACTGTGGTCCGTGTGCGGCTGCACGCCGTGGACATCGCCAAGCGGAGCGTGAGTTTTGTGCGCGCCTAACCCGCTTAGCTCAGCTACCACCGCCATTGTGGGCCCGGTCGGCGGAGGGATTTGGTGCTTACCCGCTAGACTATGAGTGTAGACATGGATGCCCGGTCGTTGATTGATTGTTTTGATTCAACAAGCCCGCCCCTACGCGCGTCTTATCTGTTCCTTCCGCACACGTCGTTCTGACGGCGGGAGGGCACGAAATTGTAAGCCCGCGATCGGCTTCCCTAAGATTGTGCCGTCATCCTGCGGTTCCGTGAGGCCTCACAAGCGCCCGCGTTGAGCCCGGCAGTCGGCACCTTGTATAGACGAATTGAACGGTAAGCATTTGAGCATCGAAACAGACTCCCTCCTTCAGGCAGAAGACAGCAGCGAGATCGTTGAAATTGACGGCACGCTCAGCAGCAACGAACCTGCCCGCCAAGAAGANAAAGAAACGTTCGCCAGCTTTGGCGTGCACCACGAGATCGTTTCCTCCTTGACGGAAGCCGGTATTACCCANCCCTTCCCCATCCAGGCCATGACCTTGCCCATCGCCTTGACCGGCCATGACATCATTGGCCAAGCCAAGACGGGAACGGGCAAGACGCTCGGCTTCGGCATCCCTGCCTTGAACCGCATCGTGGCTCCCAAGGATGCGGGTTTTGANAAACTCGAAGCCCCGGGTGCACCCCAAGCCATGATCATCGTGCCCACCCGCGAACTAGCAGTCCAGGTCGCTGGTGACCTTGTTACGGCCTCCAAACACCGTGGTATCCGCATCGCCACCATCTACGGTGGCCGTGCCTACGAACCTCAGATCGAGTCCTTGCANAAGGGTGTTGAACTGATTGTGGGCACNCCCGGGCGCTTGATCGATCTGCTGAAGCAGCGCCACCTCAATGTCAAGCACGTCCGTATGGTCATCTTGGACGAGGCCGATGAAATGCTGGACTTGGGCTTCCTGCCCGATGTTGAGACGTTGATTTCAGGAACCCCGGCTGTCCGCCAGACCATGCTGTTCTCGGCCACCATGCCTGGCCCGGTTGTGGCCATGGCCCGCCGCTACATGACGCAGCCCACGCACATCCGTGCAGCCGATCCTGACGACGAGGGCCTGACCAAACGCGATATCCGCCAACTGATCTACCGTGCCCACAACTTGGACAAGATCGAAGTTCTGGCCCGTATCCTCCAAGCCAACGGCCGCGGCCGCTCCATCATCTTCACCAAGACCAAGCGCACCGCTGCCAAGGTTGCGGAGGAATTGGTTGACCGCGGATTCGCCGCAGCCGCCATCCATGGCGACCTGGGCCAGGGTGCCCGCGAGCAGGCCTTGCGCGCCTTCCGTAACAACAAGATAGACGTCCTTGTCGCCACAGATGTTGCAGCCCGCGGTATCGACGTTGATGACGTCACACACGTGGTCAACTACCAGTGTGTAGAAGACGAGAAGATTTATCTGCACCGCGTGGGCCGTACCGGGCGCGCAGGCAACAAGGGCACCGCCGTGACCTTTGTTGACTGGGATGACATGCCNCGCTGGGCACTGATCAACAAGGCGTTGGGCCTGAGCGTACCCGAGCCCGTTGAGACGTACTCATCCTCCCCGCACCTGTACTCGGATCTGGATATTCCAGTTGGCACCAAGGGACGCCTGCCGCGCAATATGCGCACGCATGCTGGCATTAACGCCGAGGTGATGGAAGATCTTGGTGAGACGGGCAAGCGCAACTCNCCCAAGGCGGAGGCTCCCCGTGGTGGAAACCGTGGAGGCAACCGAACAGGTGCCCACCATGGTGAGAAGCGCCGTGAGGACACCAACGCAGGAGAGAAGAACGACGGCGGCCGCAACCGCCGCCGGACGTCCTCCGAGGCTGTTGCCCCGGTTGAGGCTGCTGCTGCCGTGGAGCGAGGCGCTGCCACTGAGGCTGGCGCACCGCGAGCACGCCGCAGCCGCACGCGCCGCCGCAACGGTGAAGTAGTTGCTCAGCAGAAGTCCGGCGAGTAACCACCGCGCTACACCGATCGAGGGAAGCGCAGCGCTACAGCCCATCGCGCTCACCGGGTCTCTTCTGGCACCTATGTACTTACGCACCAAAATGCCGCAGTCTTTAAAGACTGCGGCATTTTGTGGGCTTTCTCAGCGGGCTAGATGAGCGGGCGGCCCTCACGCTTGGCGTCACGGAACTCTTGCCAGAATGCCCGCCCCAGCACGTAGAGCACTGCGGCTACTATGACTGGCCAGATTAAA from Arthrobacter polaris encodes:
- a CDS encoding RNB domain-containing ribonuclease — translated: MPYSHIGVRRSAAQQSLAHALASLSVEFKLPDGFAPEVLAEVDIVIAGHALPAPDLSALAFITIDPADSQDLDQAMYLERSGDGYVVHYAIADVPSFVPAGGPLDAETRRRGQTIYTPGQRXPLHPLTLSEGAASLFADDARSAYVWEIQLAADASQTGCTVRRATVRSIAKLGYEEAXKMYDAGNAPAAVAGTLALLAEIGTKRIGLERIRGGASLNVPAQEVAFVDGRYVLEFRPNLPIEDWNAQISLLTGMAAAQVMIXGKVGILRTMPAPDAEAVGAFRTQTVALGKPWTTDMAYGAYLRTLDTADPKHLALMHAATTLFXGAGYTPFNGTVPEQVLQAAVAAPYAHTTAPLRRLVDRFVLAICAALCADEEVPPWAIAALDELPDIMAASNQLASKVDRAAIDTVEAALLEHQVGEEFDAIVLAGPKKNGHNSKTAAARSSIQITVPAVTAYCXGDLEPGTVVRVRLHAVDIAKRSVSFVRA
- a CDS encoding DEAD/DEAH box helicase, with protein sequence METDSLLQAEDSSEIVEIDGTLSSNEPARQEXKETFASFGVHHEIVSSLTEAGITXPFPIQAMTLPIALTGHDIIGQAKTGTGKTLGFGIPALNRIVAPKDAGFXKLEAPGAPQAMIIVPTRELAVQVAGDLVTASKHRGIRIATIYGGRAYEPQIESLXKGVELIVGTPGRLIDLLKQRHLNVKHVRMVILDEADEMLDLGFLPDVETLISGTPAVRQTMLFSATMPGPVVAMARRYMTQPTHIRAADPDDEGLTKRDIRQLIYRAHNLDKIEVLARILQANGRGRSIIFTKTKRTAAKVAEELVDRGFAAAAIHGDLGQGAREQALRAFRNNKIDVLVATDVAARGIDVDDVTHVVNYQCVEDEKIYLHRVGRTGRAGNKGTAVTFVDWDDMPRWALINKALGLSVPEPVETYSSSPHLYSDLDIPVGTKGRLPRNMRTHAGINAEVMEDLGETGKRNSPKAEAPRGGNRGGNRTGAHHGEKRREDTNAGEKNDGGRNRRRTSSEAVAPVEAAAAVERGAATEAGAPRARRSRTRRRNGEVVAQQKSGE
- a CDS encoding putative transporter small subunit → MTLYILIWPVIVAAVLYVLGRAFWQEFRDAKREGRPLI